The genomic window CCCGGCGCCGGCCTGACCGAGGCCTCCAAGGAAAATGTCATCCCGGACTACGACCTGGCCAAGGACTTCAAGCTGGTGACGTCCTCGACCACGGGCATGACGTCCTCGCTGAAGAAGGCGACGGACGCCGAGGAGGAGATCGTCGTCACCCTGTGGCGTCCGTTCTGGGCCAACAGCAAGTACGACATGCGCGACTTGAAGGACCCGAAGGGCGCTCTCGGTGAGGGCGAGGCGCTGCACTTCCTGGGCACCAAGGGCTTCTCCGACGAGTTCCCCGAGGCCGCCGAGCTGATCGAGGGCATCAAGCTCGACGACGCCCAGTACGGCTCCCTCGAGGACAAGGTCGTCAACGAGTTCGGTGAGGGCAAGGAAGCCGAGGCCATCGACTCCTGGATCGAGGAGAACCCGGACGCTTTCGACACGGAGCTGACCGACAAGAAGTAGATCGCAACAACAGCGAGCCCCGGGCCATCGGCCCGGGGCTCGCTGTCGTCAGGGACGGTCAGCCGCAGGCCCCACGACGACGCGCGGGGGAGCCCACGGTGAAGGGGGCACCCGTAGCCGACGTCGGGCCCAAGGGGGCACCCGTGGCCGACGTCGGGCCCAAGGGGGCACCCGTGGCCGACGTCGGGCCGTCAGTCGGCGGGGGAGACGACGAGTACGCTCTGCGCCCCGGCGACCCGGGTGAGCACGATGGTGGCGCTCGCGCCGTCACCCGCGCCGCGCCCGATCTTCAGCTGACGCCGCAGCTGGTCCTCGTCGAGCCGGATGCCGCGCTTCTTGATCGTCAGGCCGGTGATGCCGTGCTCGCGCAACCAGGCCCGCAGGGCCTTGACCGAGAAGGGCATGGCCTCCAGCACCTCGAACCGGCGGGCGTGCCCGAGTGTGACCTCGAGGTCACTCGAGACGTAGCCCAGGCCGGGCTCGAGCTCCGCGCCGGACACGGCGCCGGTGACTGTCCCGATCAGGCCCGCCCGCACCACGGCCCGGTCGGCCTCGTAGAGCCACGCTCCGATGTCGGCCAGCGAGGCCGCCCGGCGCGGCTCCTCCTCGCAGGTGCGCTCGTCGACCTCGACCGGGGGTCGGCCCCGGCGCAGGACGCGGGCACTGCGACCGGTCTCCTTCACCAGGGGGCCCCACCAGACGGTGCACTCCAGGACGGTGCCCTGCCACGAGAGCCACTGCGCCTCGGTCCCGAGCGGTGGGATGTCATGGGGAAGGGAGGGGCTCAGCTTGGCGCCGGTCGCGGGCACGTCCCGGGCCACGGACAGCACGAAGTCCCAGGACGGAGAGATCTCGTCCAGCCGGAACACGCGGCGGGTGCGACCGAAGCGGTCGGCGACTCCGGGCGTGCGGCGGGCCGGGTCGAGCCAGACGCCGGCGCGGGCGTGCAGGGGGTCGACCGGAGGGTCGAAGTCCTCCGCCACGCCGGCGCGGGCGCGACTGTCCGGCCACGGACGCAGGTTGATGTCGGCCAGGGCCGCGGTGAGCGGGTCGGCGTCGACGGCGTGCACGGTGACGCCCAAGGCGCTCATGGCCATGGCGTCGGAGCCGATGCCGCAGCCGAGGTCGTGGACGGTCGCCAGGCTGGCGGCGGCGTATCGACCGGCGTGGGTGGCGGCGACCTCCAGGCGGCTGGCCTGCTCGAGTCCGTCCGGGGTGAAGAGCATGCCTTCGGCGAACTCGCCGAACTTCTCCTGCGCCCGTGCCCGCAGGCGCTTCTGGGTCATCAATGCAGCGGCCTGCTCGGCGCTGCATCCCTGGGCCCGTAGCGCGCTGACCTGCCCCACGGCGTCGGCCTCCCGGTACTCCGGGAGGTCGTGCAGGGCGGCAAGGCCCTCCGGAGAGGCCAGCCAGCGCACGGTCGTCAGATCCACACGGGGCATTGTCCCCTCTGCGCGCGATCAGCGAGGAAGGCGGGCCGGAGGAGACCGCATCGAGACCTCGGGACGGGCGAAATTGGCACTCAGGTTGACCGAGTGCCAACGCCCGCCTAGATTTGGACTTGGCACTCACCAGTGGCGAGTGCCAAAGCCACGGCTGGTCGACCCCCGCGACGGCGTCCGGCCCGGCACAACCCGAGAACTCATCATCCACGACCCTCACAGAAGGAGTCAGCGTGTCGGTTTCCATCAAGCCGCTCG from Janibacter cremeus includes these protein-coding regions:
- a CDS encoding THUMP-like domain-containing protein — translated: MDLTTVRWLASPEGLAALHDLPEYREADAVGQVSALRAQGCSAEQAAALMTQKRLRARAQEKFGEFAEGMLFTPDGLEQASRLEVAATHAGRYAAASLATVHDLGCGIGSDAMAMSALGVTVHAVDADPLTAALADINLRPWPDSRARAGVAEDFDPPVDPLHARAGVWLDPARRTPGVADRFGRTRRVFRLDEISPSWDFVLSVARDVPATGAKLSPSLPHDIPPLGTEAQWLSWQGTVLECTVWWGPLVKETGRSARVLRRGRPPVEVDERTCEEEPRRAASLADIGAWLYEADRAVVRAGLIGTVTGAVSGAELEPGLGYVSSDLEVTLGHARRFEVLEAMPFSVKALRAWLREHGITGLTIKKRGIRLDEDQLRRQLKIGRGAGDGASATIVLTRVAGAQSVLVVSPAD